A stretch of the Acyrthosiphon pisum isolate AL4f chromosome A2, pea_aphid_22Mar2018_4r6ur, whole genome shotgun sequence genome encodes the following:
- the LOC100164553 gene encoding 26S proteasome non-ATPase regulatory subunit 5 isoform X2: protein MSVDLTAVDVDTNLIALAMHKLSIDNTNVTDVLTDCNIYLTKLNRCDLLKSANLMDLNLIFDCLNTTDQTQIEMSCALLQKLLSVLQPNHAFNKYSASIERAIHHPNDTVKSTILSELEKMLANDNNVDIQVDLACTIVDCLTSSDMTVSYNAVKCLKRFQSVETLSSIPILSKLQIIMAVDAKIRTRVYDILIHWAKSVDALALISSKGLFTNLVKDITYPDVMMQMVTIQMLIPLSITEYGFDYLNSIGIISGLYRLLSSNPKELDDPSVVILNPIVLEFFIKVTQVRPLFIFTTYPKVFVVIYEVLKEGDDSLVGVAINAISTLASSWECKMLLDNPSASTILHYDGDDELDIWSIFIIELNRIATSTKTELKAGAIQAITKIIQIENGELSSRSDMIERTKKWYKQLKDNPLKNIVHASCIVPFLNIQQAGYEMLQALAEQPWGQEEINKCSTLLDLVFKDCPKDPIPIKDLKKMIIKTLLESNTSKNTMSEELLFRIQHSEAIKSNEHAPQPDVLVENMSI from the exons TTGATACAAATTTGATTGCATTAGCAATGCATAAACTATCAATCGACAACACAAATGTCACAGATGTACTGACTGACTGCAACATTTATCTCACTAAATTGAACCGTTGTGATTTATTAAAATCGGCTAACCTCATGgatttaaatcttatttttgaTTGCTTGAATACTACAGATca aacacAAATTGAAATGAGCTGTGCATTGCTCCAAAAACTTTTATCTGTTTTACAGCCAAATCATGCATTTAATAAGTATTCAGCCAGTATCGAACGTGCTATACATCATCCAAATGATACAGTTAAATCTACAATTTTATCAGAG ttggaaaaaatgttAGCCAATGATAATAATGTGGACATCCAAGTGGATTTGGCTTGTACTATAGTTGACTGTTTAACAAGCAGTGATATGACTGTTTCATACAATGCAGTTAAATGTCTTAAACGATTTCAAAGTGTTGAAACCCTTTCATCAATTCCTATATTATCGAAGTTACAGATCATAATGGCAGTGGATGCAAAAATACGTACACGCGTCTATGAT attttaaTTCATTGGGCTAAGTCTGTGGATGCTTTAGCATTAATAAGTTCCAAAGGTCTCTTTACCAATTTGGTTAAAGACATCACATATCCAGATGTAATGATGCAGATGGTTACTATACAAATGTTAATTCCTTTGAGTATCACTGAATATGGGTTCGATTATTTGAATTCTATTGGAATTATAAGTGGGTTGTATCGTTTACTGAGCTCTAATCCAAAAGAATTGGACGACCCTTCAGTTGTTATACTTAACCCTA TTGTGCTGGAGTTTTTCATAAAAGTTACTCAAGTCAGACCACTTTTCATATTTACAACATATCCTAAAgtgtttgttgtaatttatgaaGTGTTAAAAGAAGGAGATGATTCACTAGTAGGTGTGGCTATAAATGCTATCTCTACTTTGGCATCTTCTTGGGAGTGCAAAATGTTGTTGGATAATCCTTCAGCTAGTACGATCTTACACTATGATG gtgaTGACGAATTAGACATCTGGAGTATATTTATCATAGAATTAAATCGTATTGCTACTAGTACCAAAACTGAATTAAAAGCAGGAGCTATTCAAGCCATCACAAAGATTATTCAAATAGAG AATGGTGAACTATCTTCAAGAAGTGATATGATTGAACGTACAAAAAAATGGTACAAACAATTGAAAGATaacccattaaaaaatattgtccatGCATCATGTATCGTaccatttttaaacatacaGCAAGCTGGATATGAAATGTTACAGGCACTGGCTGAACAGCCATGGGGTCAAGaggaaattaataaatgttcaa CATTACTGGATCTTGTGTTTAAGGACTGTCCAAAAGATCCTATTCCAATtaaagatttgaaaaaaatgataattaaaactCTATTAGAGTCTAATACTTCCAAAAATACTATGAGCGAAGAACTTTTATTCAGAATTCAACATAGTGAGGCTATAAAATCAAATGAACATGCACCTCAACCTGATGTGTTAGTGGAAAATATGTCCATTTAG
- the LOC100164553 gene encoding 26S proteasome non-ATPase regulatory subunit 5 isoform X1 translates to MSVDLTAVDGNNTHTLDTNLIALAMHKLSIDNTNVTDVLTDCNIYLTKLNRCDLLKSANLMDLNLIFDCLNTTDQTQIEMSCALLQKLLSVLQPNHAFNKYSASIERAIHHPNDTVKSTILSELEKMLANDNNVDIQVDLACTIVDCLTSSDMTVSYNAVKCLKRFQSVETLSSIPILSKLQIIMAVDAKIRTRVYDILIHWAKSVDALALISSKGLFTNLVKDITYPDVMMQMVTIQMLIPLSITEYGFDYLNSIGIISGLYRLLSSNPKELDDPSVVILNPIVLEFFIKVTQVRPLFIFTTYPKVFVVIYEVLKEGDDSLVGVAINAISTLASSWECKMLLDNPSASTILHYDGDDELDIWSIFIIELNRIATSTKTELKAGAIQAITKIIQIENGELSSRSDMIERTKKWYKQLKDNPLKNIVHASCIVPFLNIQQAGYEMLQALAEQPWGQEEINKCSTLLDLVFKDCPKDPIPIKDLKKMIIKTLLESNTSKNTMSEELLFRIQHSEAIKSNEHAPQPDVLVENMSI, encoded by the exons TTGATACAAATTTGATTGCATTAGCAATGCATAAACTATCAATCGACAACACAAATGTCACAGATGTACTGACTGACTGCAACATTTATCTCACTAAATTGAACCGTTGTGATTTATTAAAATCGGCTAACCTCATGgatttaaatcttatttttgaTTGCTTGAATACTACAGATca aacacAAATTGAAATGAGCTGTGCATTGCTCCAAAAACTTTTATCTGTTTTACAGCCAAATCATGCATTTAATAAGTATTCAGCCAGTATCGAACGTGCTATACATCATCCAAATGATACAGTTAAATCTACAATTTTATCAGAG ttggaaaaaatgttAGCCAATGATAATAATGTGGACATCCAAGTGGATTTGGCTTGTACTATAGTTGACTGTTTAACAAGCAGTGATATGACTGTTTCATACAATGCAGTTAAATGTCTTAAACGATTTCAAAGTGTTGAAACCCTTTCATCAATTCCTATATTATCGAAGTTACAGATCATAATGGCAGTGGATGCAAAAATACGTACACGCGTCTATGAT attttaaTTCATTGGGCTAAGTCTGTGGATGCTTTAGCATTAATAAGTTCCAAAGGTCTCTTTACCAATTTGGTTAAAGACATCACATATCCAGATGTAATGATGCAGATGGTTACTATACAAATGTTAATTCCTTTGAGTATCACTGAATATGGGTTCGATTATTTGAATTCTATTGGAATTATAAGTGGGTTGTATCGTTTACTGAGCTCTAATCCAAAAGAATTGGACGACCCTTCAGTTGTTATACTTAACCCTA TTGTGCTGGAGTTTTTCATAAAAGTTACTCAAGTCAGACCACTTTTCATATTTACAACATATCCTAAAgtgtttgttgtaatttatgaaGTGTTAAAAGAAGGAGATGATTCACTAGTAGGTGTGGCTATAAATGCTATCTCTACTTTGGCATCTTCTTGGGAGTGCAAAATGTTGTTGGATAATCCTTCAGCTAGTACGATCTTACACTATGATG gtgaTGACGAATTAGACATCTGGAGTATATTTATCATAGAATTAAATCGTATTGCTACTAGTACCAAAACTGAATTAAAAGCAGGAGCTATTCAAGCCATCACAAAGATTATTCAAATAGAG AATGGTGAACTATCTTCAAGAAGTGATATGATTGAACGTACAAAAAAATGGTACAAACAATTGAAAGATaacccattaaaaaatattgtccatGCATCATGTATCGTaccatttttaaacatacaGCAAGCTGGATATGAAATGTTACAGGCACTGGCTGAACAGCCATGGGGTCAAGaggaaattaataaatgttcaa CATTACTGGATCTTGTGTTTAAGGACTGTCCAAAAGATCCTATTCCAATtaaagatttgaaaaaaatgataattaaaactCTATTAGAGTCTAATACTTCCAAAAATACTATGAGCGAAGAACTTTTATTCAGAATTCAACATAGTGAGGCTATAAAATCAAATGAACATGCACCTCAACCTGATGTGTTAGTGGAAAATATGTCCATTTAG